A genomic stretch from Candidatus Hydrogenisulfobacillus filiaventi includes:
- a CDS encoding protein of unknown function (Evidence 5 : Unknown function), with amino-acid sequence MMQAGGIIEFVAMLGTLIYVVGFGLWWYRSMHTSSRGRRIRPGWRVIKGGRPRGLPPGGPGQTRPHRVARLNGK; translated from the coding sequence ATGATGCAGGCCGGCGGGATCATCGAATTCGTGGCCATGTTGGGCACGCTCATCTACGTGGTCGGATTCGGCCTCTGGTGGTACCGCAGCATGCACACTTCCAGCCGCGGCCGCCGCATCCGTCCCGGCTGGCGCGTCATCAAGGGCGGCCGGCCGCGGGGTCTGCCCCCCGGCGGGCCGGGCCAGACCCGGCCGCACCGGGTGGCCCGTCTCAACGGGAAGTAG
- the nuoA gene encoding NADH:quinone oxidoreductase subunit A (Evidence 2a : Function from experimental evidences in other organisms; Product type m : membrane component), with protein MTQSYVALLVYLVVALALAVVLSFASQWLGPRHPGAVKALPYESGIVPEAPVGYFSVRFYRVAMFFLVFDVAVVALYPWATALRHLGLPGLLRGLGFLVVVVLAFAYAWKRGGFRWD; from the coding sequence GTGACACAGAGCTACGTGGCCCTTCTCGTGTACCTGGTGGTGGCCCTGGCGCTGGCGGTAGTGCTCTCCTTCGCCTCGCAGTGGCTGGGGCCCCGCCATCCCGGGGCTGTCAAGGCCCTGCCCTACGAATCGGGCATCGTGCCCGAAGCCCCCGTGGGCTATTTTTCGGTCCGCTTTTACCGGGTGGCCATGTTCTTCCTGGTCTTCGACGTGGCGGTGGTCGCCCTCTACCCCTGGGCCACGGCCCTGCGGCACCTGGGCCTCCCCGGGCTCCTGCGCGGGCTGGGGTTCCTGGTGGTGGTGGTGCTGGCCTTTGCCTACGCCTGGAAGCGGGGGGGATTCCGATGGGATTGA
- the whiA gene encoding Putative sporulation transcription regulator WhiA (Evidence 3 : Putative function from multiple computational evidences) encodes MHLPLPRTPAGVWAELWGMGGQEEPVFPAPRAPRGWLALDSALVARRAYRLMQAAGLGPRMRAWRTRHRVHVCLMAGQPLPAPPRETLLEQADAYLLGAFLARGYMRDPDHGYHWEVWQPSPAAGALALHALARLGLSGGASPRRSGTTVYLKDAPQIAALLTRWGAHRAVLGLESAQVLRAMKNQVNRLVNSESANLRRAAVSGWAQLEAIRILRAGPGWQQLGPDLREVAELRLRHPDWSLREIGDALRPPLSKSAVARRLRRILAYAAGPTSR; translated from the coding sequence GTGCACCTGCCCCTGCCGCGAACCCCGGCGGGGGTGTGGGCCGAGCTGTGGGGGATGGGGGGACAGGAGGAGCCGGTCTTTCCCGCCCCGCGGGCCCCGCGCGGCTGGCTGGCGCTGGACTCGGCGCTGGTGGCGCGCCGGGCCTACCGCCTGATGCAGGCTGCGGGCCTAGGGCCGCGCATGCGGGCCTGGCGCACCCGCCACCGGGTGCACGTCTGCCTGATGGCTGGTCAGCCGCTGCCCGCGCCGCCGCGCGAGACCCTGCTGGAGCAGGCCGACGCTTATCTGTTGGGGGCCTTCCTGGCCCGGGGCTACATGCGCGACCCCGACCACGGCTACCACTGGGAGGTCTGGCAGCCGAGCCCGGCAGCGGGGGCCCTGGCCCTGCACGCCCTGGCCCGGCTGGGGCTCAGCGGGGGGGCCAGCCCCCGCCGGTCCGGGACCACCGTCTACCTGAAGGATGCGCCGCAGATTGCGGCCCTGCTGACCCGCTGGGGCGCGCACCGGGCGGTGCTGGGCCTGGAAAGCGCCCAGGTGCTGCGGGCCATGAAGAACCAGGTCAACCGCCTGGTCAATTCCGAGAGCGCCAACCTGCGGCGGGCCGCGGTCTCGGGCTGGGCCCAGCTGGAGGCCATCCGCATCCTGCGCGCCGGGCCCGGCTGGCAGCAGCTCGGTCCCGACCTGAGGGAGGTGGCGGAGCTGCGCCTCCGTCACCCCGACTGGTCGCTGCGGGAAATCGGGGATGCCCTGCGCCCGCCGCTCTCCAAATCCGCCGTTGCCCGCCGCCTGCGCCGGATCCTGGCCTACGCCGCCGGGCCTACTTCCCGTTGA
- the nuoB gene encoding NADH:quinone oxidoreductase subunit B (Evidence 2a : Function from experimental evidences in other organisms; Product type c : carrier): protein MGLIDRPEEEVERSLLLTTVERAVRWARKSSVWPATFGLACCAIEMMAVTDSKFDIARIGSEVFRASPRQADLMIVAGRVSQKMAPVLRRIWEQMPEPKWVIAMGACASSGGIFDNYATIQGVDHVVPVDVYVPGCPPSPDALMYGVMKLQEKIARGLKPRYLEQREAAGGEAHA from the coding sequence ATGGGATTGATTGACCGCCCCGAGGAGGAGGTCGAACGCTCCCTGCTGCTGACCACCGTGGAGCGGGCGGTGCGCTGGGCCCGCAAGTCCTCGGTGTGGCCTGCCACCTTCGGCCTCGCCTGCTGCGCCATCGAGATGATGGCGGTGACCGACTCCAAGTTCGATATCGCCCGCATCGGGTCGGAGGTGTTCCGGGCATCGCCCCGCCAGGCCGACCTCATGATCGTGGCCGGGCGGGTGTCGCAGAAGATGGCGCCGGTGCTGCGCCGCATCTGGGAGCAGATGCCGGAGCCCAAGTGGGTCATCGCCATGGGCGCCTGCGCCTCCAGTGGCGGCATCTTCGACAACTACGCCACCATCCAGGGGGTGGACCACGTGGTGCCGGTGGACGTCTACGTCCCCGGCTGTCCGCCCAGTCCCGATGCCCTCATGTACGGGGTCATGAAGCTGCAGGAGAAGATCGCGCGGGGACTGAAGCCGCGCTACCTGGAGCAGCGGGAGGCGGCCGGGGGTGAGGCCCATGCCTGA
- the nuoC gene encoding NADH:quinone oxidoreductase subunit C (Evidence 2a : Function from experimental evidences in other organisms; Product type c : carrier), which produces MRPMPEAGTEAWAARFPGRVQAVAAVDQPTLLVASPADLPEVLAALKADGYALLLDVTAVDFLPRRPRFEVVYHLTRPEGGPGSRLRVKVPVAEGEEVPTATRLWPGADWPERETYDLFGIVFQGHPHLARIYLPDDWEGHPLRKDYPRTGFRID; this is translated from the coding sequence GTGAGGCCCATGCCTGAGGCGGGGACGGAAGCCTGGGCGGCGCGTTTCCCCGGCCGCGTGCAGGCGGTGGCGGCGGTGGACCAGCCCACCCTGCTGGTGGCCTCCCCCGCCGACCTGCCCGAGGTGCTGGCGGCCCTGAAGGCGGACGGGTACGCCCTGTTGCTGGATGTCACCGCGGTCGATTTCCTCCCCCGGCGCCCCCGCTTTGAGGTGGTCTACCACCTCACGCGCCCGGAGGGCGGGCCCGGCAGCCGGCTGCGGGTCAAGGTGCCGGTGGCGGAGGGGGAGGAGGTGCCCACCGCCACCCGGCTGTGGCCGGGCGCCGACTGGCCGGAGCGGGAGACCTACGACCTCTTCGGCATCGTGTTCCAGGGCCATCCCCATCTGGCCCGCATCTACCTGCCCGACGACTGGGAAGGGCATCCCCTGCGCAAGGACTATCCGCGCACGGGCTTCCGCATCGACTAG